Proteins encoded together in one Lathyrus oleraceus cultivar Zhongwan6 chromosome 5, CAAS_Psat_ZW6_1.0, whole genome shotgun sequence window:
- the LOC127080570 gene encoding uncharacterized protein LOC127080570, whose translation MLSRGIRVLHSGIRAEMDGGKNDEEIIESLQEIAQAMAWAKADLQANQNNQNGSDAKFMYVSKSDNFIRGTCFTHNVVIIEMIDTGGTYSFIYIEFVNKMNFEVSSMNGSIVIDTPANGLVTTTLVYLTCPLTTFGKEFWTDLVCFLLTQLNMILGMNFIEFNHVYINCFDKIVLFLKPKENLDSRFLSTGQVKWSLRENEQVLVLFTSLRMENNVAASDILVVCEFLDVFPDDICDLPYECEV comes from the exons ATGTTGAGTCGGGGaattagggtgttacatagtggtataAGAGCAG AAATGGATGGAGGTAAAAATGATGAAGAAATTATTGAATCTCTTCAAGAAATTGCTCAGGCGATGGCTTGGGCAAAGGCGGATTTACAGGCGAATCAGAATAATCAAAATGGAAGCGATGCGAAATTTATGT ATGTCTCGAAATCAGATAACTTCATTCGAGGTACGTGTTTTACTCACAATGTTGTGATAATTGAAATGATTGATACTGGTGGAACTTATTCATTTATTTATATTGAATTTGTTAACAagatgaattttgaagtgtcctCTATGAATGGAAGTATAGTCATTGATACACCAGCTAATGGTTTGGTGACTACTACGCTAGTGTATTTGACTTGTCCTTTGACAACTTTTGGTAAAGAATTTTGGACAGACTTAGTTTGTTTTTTGTTGACTCAACTCAATATGATTTTGGGGATGAACTTTATAGAGTTCAACCATGTGTACATCAATTGCTTTGACAAGATTGTGTTGTTTCTCAAACCCAAGGAGAATTTGGATTCAAGATTCTTATCTACCGGTCAAGTTAAGTGGTCTTTGAGGGAGAATGAACAGGTACTTGTGTTGTTCACTTCTCTGAGAATGGAGAACAATGTTGCGGCTAGTGATATTTTAGTGGTGTGTGAATTCCTTGATGTTTTTCCTGATGATATTTGTGACTTGCCTTATGAATGTGAAGTTTAG